One genomic segment of candidate division KSB1 bacterium includes these proteins:
- a CDS encoding STAS domain-containing protein: MSEFAVTRKDIDEISVLNLDGYLDAHTAPSFEEALKQLVDETRFKIIVNCEKLAYISSAGLGVFMGFIEDVRSNDGDIKMSNMSEKVFKIFDLLGFPSLYEIVDDESEAVQNFRK, from the coding sequence ATGAGTGAATTTGCGGTGACCAGAAAAGATATTGACGAAATATCTGTTTTGAATTTAGATGGATATTTGGATGCACACACGGCGCCAAGTTTTGAAGAAGCATTGAAACAATTAGTTGATGAAACCAGGTTTAAGATAATTGTAAATTGCGAGAAATTGGCCTATATCAGTAGTGCAGGTTTAGGTGTCTTTATGGGGTTTATCGAAGATGTCAGATCGAATGATGGTGATATAAAAATGTCGAACATGTCTGAGAAAGTGTTTAAAATCTTCGATTTGTTAGGATTTCCAAGCCTATACGAAATTGTGGATGATGAAAGTGAAGCCGTGCAAAATTTTAGAAAATAG
- a CDS encoding ATP-binding protein, with product MPSKVKKFSLVIPSDDEFLDLIRNFVGKIAETAGFDDDSVNKIQLSVDEACTNVMKHAYKGEKSKDVHIEVELNSKKIVVSVVDKGSGFEYDNIGIDDMGAYLTEFRKGGLGLHLIKVLMDEVKFSIKPAKKNVIEMTKYITP from the coding sequence TTGCCGAGTAAAGTTAAAAAATTTTCACTTGTGATCCCAAGTGACGATGAATTCCTGGATTTAATCCGTAATTTTGTAGGGAAGATTGCCGAAACAGCGGGGTTTGATGATGATAGTGTTAACAAGATACAACTCTCGGTAGATGAAGCTTGCACCAACGTAATGAAACACGCTTATAAAGGAGAAAAATCAAAGGATGTCCATATTGAAGTAGAATTAAACTCAAAAAAAATAGTGGTTTCTGTTGTAGATAAGGGTAGTGGATTTGAATATGATAATATTGGTATTGATGACATGGGGGCTTATCTCACTGAATTTAGGAAAGGAGGACTTGGCCTCCATCTAATAAAAGTATTAATGGACGAAGTGAAATTTTCGATTAAGCCCGCTAAAAAGAACGTTATAGAGATGACGAAATACATTACCCCATAA
- a CDS encoding SpoIIE family protein phosphatase, with protein sequence MTKENKPIPNPQKKQNESQEQTSEGFDDLKIKYLELTSLFEINKILNSSLELRTILDNVLLTPMGRLMISKGMVLLADSNDILHIKNVKGLSTQLLGRQFSLQEIPKNSLTRDKLENRSEPFFDEFRKHGLEIIIPMIADSKYLGMMVYGNKFGKMSFAQDEIDFLESLANLAVIAVDKALLFEEVREANKKLDKKIQELNTMFEISRELNSSLEEDKIAQVLSFAIMGELLINKCIIMIDSHNQFNMVVAKGANREIKELDFSAIKTNLIEIFASGKTYIRLEDVKEKADLKEPIEILINGGIEFLFSMVSKDRVLGIIGIGKKINNQEISDDELAFLETLGNETIISIENAQLVDEMLEKQRLEDELMIARDIQKQLLPSTLPEIPGIEIFGRNVSSREVGGDYYDCIELSDDIYGIAIADVSGKSTPAAMLMANLQASLRALSIDYRNPEEMVSIINNIIYKNTTLDKFITFFYCILDVKKRTILYTNAGHNPPYLIHSDGTLETLETGGLILGVMPDAPYQSATVKLKIGDILFMFTDGITEAMNANNEEYGEKRLEPLLSSLVNLKLVDIVSKVDDQIEEFVGNMPQADDMTVLALKVSTD encoded by the coding sequence ATGACAAAAGAAAATAAGCCAATTCCCAATCCTCAGAAAAAGCAGAACGAATCACAAGAACAAACATCTGAAGGATTTGATGATCTCAAGATTAAATACCTCGAATTAACCTCCCTTTTTGAAATTAATAAAATTCTAAATTCCAGTCTTGAACTCAGGACTATTTTGGATAACGTTTTATTAACACCAATGGGGAGGTTGATGATAAGTAAGGGAATGGTTTTATTAGCGGATTCGAATGATATTTTACATATAAAAAATGTAAAAGGATTATCCACTCAATTGTTAGGAAGGCAATTCTCACTTCAAGAAATACCAAAAAACTCACTAACAAGAGACAAACTGGAAAACCGCAGCGAACCATTCTTTGATGAGTTCAGAAAACACGGATTAGAAATAATAATCCCGATGATTGCAGATAGCAAATACCTTGGGATGATGGTATATGGTAATAAATTTGGTAAGATGTCTTTTGCCCAAGATGAGATAGATTTCTTGGAGTCCTTAGCTAATCTAGCTGTAATTGCAGTTGACAAGGCTCTGTTGTTTGAAGAGGTTCGTGAAGCGAATAAAAAATTAGACAAGAAAATTCAAGAATTAAACACAATGTTCGAAATAAGCCGCGAATTAAACTCATCTCTTGAAGAAGATAAAATTGCGCAGGTTCTGTCATTTGCTATTATGGGGGAATTATTAATTAATAAATGTATTATCATGATCGATAGCCATAACCAATTTAATATGGTTGTTGCTAAAGGAGCAAACCGTGAAATCAAGGAATTAGACTTTAGTGCAATAAAAACAAACCTTATTGAAATCTTTGCTTCAGGGAAAACATACATTAGACTTGAGGATGTTAAAGAGAAAGCTGATCTCAAAGAGCCAATAGAAATATTAATAAATGGTGGGATCGAATTTCTTTTTTCGATGGTGAGTAAGGACCGAGTTCTGGGAATTATTGGAATTGGCAAAAAAATTAATAATCAAGAAATTAGCGACGACGAGCTTGCATTTCTTGAAACTCTGGGCAATGAAACCATTATTTCCATTGAGAATGCGCAATTAGTTGACGAAATGCTGGAGAAACAACGACTAGAAGATGAGCTAATGATTGCCCGGGATATTCAGAAACAACTACTTCCCAGCACTCTTCCTGAAATTCCAGGTATCGAAATATTTGGCCGCAACGTTTCCAGTCGCGAAGTTGGGGGAGATTATTATGATTGCATTGAATTGTCGGATGATATTTATGGCATTGCAATTGCCGATGTCTCTGGGAAAAGTACACCGGCTGCAATGTTAATGGCGAATCTTCAAGCTAGCTTAAGAGCTCTTTCCATTGATTATCGTAATCCTGAAGAAATGGTTTCGATTATTAATAATATCATTTACAAAAATACAACTTTGGATAAATTTATTACGTTTTTCTATTGTATTTTAGATGTTAAAAAAAGAACAATCTTATACACAAATGCAGGGCATAATCCTCCATACTTAATTCATTCAGACGGAACCTTAGAGACCTTGGAAACTGGTGGTTTAATATTAGGAGTCATGCCTGATGCACCTTATCAGTCAGCAACAGTAAAATTAAAAATTGGTGATATTTTGTTCATGTTTACCGATGGTATCACCGAAGCCATGAATGCAAATAATGAAGAATATGGTGAAAAAAGATTAGAACCGCTTCTTAGTAGCTTGGTCAACCTCAAATTAGTGGACATTGTTTCCAAAGTAGATGACCAGATCGAAGAATTTGTCGGTAATATGCCACAGGCTGATGACATGACAGTATTAGCTTTAAAAGTTTCTACTGATTGA
- a CDS encoding adenylate/guanylate cyclase domain-containing protein, whose product MILVLSWAVLEAGKYVLREKVEAVYRLSIQILASVASENLLIKNHAPIQEVINDIVMEGFESAFVMDRDSVIVAHSDLSQINSTKSEYKSYLSMVEDLKIIEHRNKSEYLHKIVINTNRNGIDQEIITGLAGIVFSHAMIQSAFNTAKNIILLLTIGIILLSVFFVNIFSKRLSSNIVKLSDGVKELEKGNLNVVIKIKNKDEIGLLADEFNRMVISLRENIQMKKFVSSLTVDMIQNHSGQDADTSSMIKKEIAVLFSDIRGFTSLSERMEPEALVDIINVYLNVQSRHIIDNNGVIDKFAGDQLMAIFQGEDASANTIKAAVHIQKGLIDINHERRKEKKECLTVGIGINYGFAILGSMGAKSRMDYTAIGDVVNLASKLCNYARSGHIVITKTVLQKLDESFSVVKMEPAKLSGRKNAVPIYRVTY is encoded by the coding sequence ATGATTTTAGTGTTAAGTTGGGCTGTTTTGGAAGCTGGGAAATATGTTCTTAGAGAAAAAGTCGAAGCTGTATATAGACTATCCATTCAAATTTTGGCAAGTGTAGCGAGCGAGAATTTACTCATAAAAAATCATGCGCCAATTCAGGAAGTAATCAATGATATTGTAATGGAAGGATTTGAGAGCGCTTTTGTTATGGATAGAGACAGTGTTATTGTGGCACACTCGGATCTTTCACAAATCAACTCCACAAAAAGCGAATATAAATCTTACTTATCTATGGTGGAAGATTTAAAAATCATTGAACATAGGAACAAATCAGAGTATTTACATAAAATTGTGATTAACACGAATCGGAATGGAATTGACCAAGAGATAATTACAGGATTGGCTGGTATCGTTTTTTCTCACGCCATGATTCAGTCAGCTTTTAATACTGCAAAAAATATAATCCTTCTGCTAACAATAGGTATAATTTTGCTAAGTGTATTTTTTGTAAACATCTTTTCCAAACGATTATCATCAAATATTGTGAAACTATCCGACGGTGTTAAGGAATTGGAAAAAGGTAATTTGAACGTAGTTATTAAAATAAAAAACAAAGATGAAATTGGATTGCTCGCCGATGAGTTTAACCGTATGGTGATAAGTCTACGGGAAAACATACAAATGAAAAAATTTGTATCTTCTCTGACTGTCGATATGATCCAGAATCATTCCGGACAAGACGCTGATACTTCATCGATGATAAAGAAAGAGATTGCTGTTTTGTTCTCAGATATTCGGGGATTCACAAGTCTTTCGGAACGCATGGAACCGGAAGCGCTTGTTGATATTATAAATGTTTATTTGAATGTACAATCTCGTCATATTATTGATAATAATGGTGTTATTGATAAGTTCGCCGGAGATCAGCTTATGGCTATTTTCCAAGGAGAGGATGCATCAGCTAATACAATTAAAGCCGCAGTCCATATTCAAAAGGGGTTGATTGATATTAATCATGAGAGAAGAAAAGAGAAAAAAGAATGTTTAACCGTTGGAATTGGCATTAATTACGGGTTTGCTATTTTGGGCAGTATGGGAGCCAAATCACGTATGGACTATACCGCTATAGGTGATGTTGTAAATTTAGCCAGTAAACTTTGCAATTATGCACGTTCGGGTCATATTGTGATCACAAAAACTGTACTTCAAAAATTAGACGAATCTTTTTCTGTAGTTAAAATGGAACCTGCAAAGCTTAGTGGTAGAAAAAATGCCGTGCCAATTTACCGTGTTACCTATTAA